A stretch of the Sulfurospirillum sp. UCH001 genome encodes the following:
- a CDS encoding NADH-quinone oxidoreductase subunit C — MKCDKFIEALGTRVKILEVTRQYEDQVTALVELNDLPEAVRFLYYDMGGYLSTMIPNDERSINKHYALYYALSMEGGKMFEGDEIAQDEKCFVTVKVLISPDSLTFPSVTPLVPACVWYEREAYDMFGLIAEGLPDKRRLVLSDDWPDNLFPLRKDAMDYRYRPDMKEHYMEPEYDFLRPEGSGIIDVPLGPLHITADEPGHFRLFCDGDTIIDADYRLFYQHRGMEKLAENRMNYDQMGYLAERVCGICGYAHAIACIEAAEKAINLEIPARAQAIRVICSEIERLHSHLLNIGLACEVTGNYNAFMHIFRIREYSMKLAELVTGGRKTYGNVVMGGLRRDMTGIEIKESLRILKIIETQVDEVWDAVMDDQRQMKRWKGVGILDKQVARDFSPVGPNIRGSGIKRDTRYDHPYDFFKQIEFNVAVVEGGDVFAREMVRYMELKSSVSIIRQCFELMPQTPIIVDPTFHVKPENYALAYVEAPRGENVHWIMQGSAQKVYRWRCRAATYNNWPSLRFQFRGNTIADAALIVCSLDPCYSCTERVTVVDIKSKKSKILTNKDLKEFSRTLKNSPMKDLK; from the coding sequence ATGAAATGCGATAAATTTATAGAAGCTCTAGGAACTAGAGTAAAAATTTTAGAAGTTACACGACAGTATGAAGACCAAGTCACCGCTTTGGTTGAATTAAACGATCTTCCAGAAGCAGTTCGCTTCTTGTATTACGATATGGGTGGCTACCTCTCAACCATGATCCCCAATGATGAGAGAAGCATCAACAAACATTATGCCCTCTACTACGCGCTTTCTATGGAAGGTGGCAAAATGTTTGAAGGTGATGAGATCGCGCAAGATGAAAAGTGCTTTGTTACCGTTAAAGTACTTATCTCTCCTGATAGTTTGACTTTTCCATCGGTAACACCACTCGTTCCTGCGTGTGTGTGGTATGAGAGAGAAGCATACGATATGTTTGGACTTATCGCCGAGGGCTTGCCTGATAAAAGACGTTTAGTGCTGAGCGATGACTGGCCAGACAATCTTTTCCCACTCAGAAAAGATGCGATGGACTATCGCTATCGCCCTGACATGAAAGAACATTACATGGAGCCTGAGTATGACTTTTTACGTCCTGAGGGCTCAGGTATTATCGATGTTCCTCTTGGACCATTGCACATTACAGCGGATGAGCCAGGTCACTTTAGACTCTTTTGTGATGGTGATACCATCATCGATGCGGACTACAGACTCTTTTACCAACACAGAGGTATGGAAAAACTGGCTGAAAACCGCATGAACTATGATCAAATGGGTTATTTGGCAGAACGTGTATGTGGTATTTGTGGGTATGCTCACGCCATTGCATGTATCGAGGCAGCGGAAAAAGCAATCAATTTAGAAATTCCTGCTCGTGCGCAAGCCATTCGTGTCATCTGTTCAGAGATCGAGCGTCTTCACAGCCATTTGCTCAACATCGGTCTTGCATGTGAAGTCACCGGTAACTACAATGCTTTCATGCACATCTTTAGAATTCGCGAATACTCTATGAAACTCGCGGAACTGGTTACTGGAGGACGAAAAACCTACGGAAACGTTGTTATGGGTGGCCTTAGACGTGATATGACAGGTATCGAGATCAAAGAGAGTTTACGTATCTTGAAAATCATTGAAACACAAGTCGATGAAGTATGGGATGCCGTTATGGATGACCAACGCCAGATGAAACGTTGGAAAGGTGTTGGTATCCTTGATAAACAAGTGGCACGTGATTTCTCACCTGTTGGACCAAACATCAGAGGTAGTGGCATCAAACGTGATACACGTTATGATCACCCGTATGATTTCTTCAAACAGATCGAGTTTAATGTTGCTGTTGTTGAAGGTGGCGATGTTTTTGCAAGAGAAATGGTACGCTATATGGAACTTAAAAGCTCTGTTTCTATCATTCGCCAATGTTTTGAGCTTATGCCTCAAACACCAATTATTGTCGATCCAACCTTCCATGTTAAGCCTGAAAACTACGCTTTAGCCTATGTTGAAGCTCCACGAGGAGAGAATGTTCACTGGATTATGCAAGGTAGTGCGCAAAAAGTCTATCGTTGGAGATGCCGTGCTGCGACCTATAACAACTGGCCAAGTCTTCGTTTTCAATTCCGTGGTAACACGATTGCCGATGCCGCCCTCATCGTTTGTAGCTTAGATCCATGTTACTCATGTACAGAGCGTGTCACCGTTGTTGACATCAAGAGCAAAAAGAGTAAGATTTTAACCAATAAAGATCTTAAAGAATTTTCTAGAACACTTAAAAATAGCCCGATGAAGGATCTCAAATGA
- a CDS encoding formate hydrogenlyase complex iron-sulfur subunit, whose product MMKLLDISKKYGEITHKYPFEPYKVAENFRGKPAYVYDLCIGCAACGIACPSNAITVVFNDDKSKLIWEFDCGRCIFCGRCDEVCPTGAIKLSEEFELAVKFDKSALIQRGELDVQYCTKCNKPFSAKRLIKYSFECLSKANVSEKRLEEAKNYLCVCPTCKKTATVESFTSGKEMVIE is encoded by the coding sequence ATGATGAAACTTCTTGATATCAGTAAAAAATACGGGGAAATTACGCATAAGTACCCGTTTGAGCCTTACAAAGTTGCAGAAAATTTTCGTGGAAAACCTGCTTATGTATACGATCTCTGCATTGGCTGTGCGGCATGTGGTATCGCATGTCCTTCCAATGCCATTACCGTTGTTTTTAACGATGATAAAAGCAAACTGATTTGGGAGTTTGACTGTGGACGTTGTATCTTTTGTGGAAGATGCGATGAAGTCTGTCCAACAGGTGCAATTAAGCTCAGCGAAGAGTTTGAGCTTGCTGTCAAATTTGATAAATCAGCCCTCATTCAAAGAGGTGAACTGGATGTACAATATTGTACAAAATGCAATAAGCCTTTTAGTGCAAAACGTCTCATTAAATACAGTTTTGAGTGTTTAAGCAAAGCCAACGTGAGTGAAAAAAGACTTGAAGAGGCTAAAAATTATCTTTGTGTTTGTCCTACATGCAAAAAAACGGCTACAGTAGAATCATTTACCAGTGGCAAAGAGATGGTGATAGAATGA
- a CDS encoding NADH-quinone oxidoreductase subunit B family protein, which translates to MKTYEMPREIELANNLEQKLELLQHIGRSFSVFRVDCGSCNGCEIEIFAAITPLWDPERFGFKLVANPRHADILLCTGPVTRQMYYPLLRAYEATPDPKIVVALGACGATGGIFYDAYSVLSGIDKIIPVDVYIPGCPPHPASIIYGLTTALGVMEQRLQKVSFEEDNEMPPLVADSVLGNTLFERDLLVQSKRLMSYVFGRKLYDKYLNALVKSGNTRDTQATKIAITEAIKTEEDPRYAECMGILHNEIYTQYVTCTEEDKIDLHRVKWGQ; encoded by the coding sequence ATGAAAACATATGAAATGCCAAGAGAAATCGAACTCGCCAATAATTTAGAACAAAAGCTTGAACTTTTACAGCACATTGGTAGAAGTTTTAGCGTTTTTCGTGTGGATTGTGGAAGCTGTAATGGCTGTGAGATTGAAATTTTTGCCGCTATTACACCTCTATGGGATCCTGAGCGCTTTGGTTTTAAACTCGTTGCGAACCCTCGTCATGCGGATATCTTGCTCTGTACAGGTCCTGTAACACGTCAGATGTACTACCCACTTTTACGTGCCTATGAAGCCACACCCGATCCTAAGATCGTTGTAGCCTTAGGTGCATGTGGTGCAACGGGTGGTATCTTTTACGATGCGTATAGTGTTCTTAGTGGCATCGATAAAATCATCCCTGTTGATGTCTACATTCCTGGCTGTCCTCCACATCCTGCAAGCATCATTTACGGTCTTACTACCGCCCTTGGTGTTATGGAGCAAAGACTTCAAAAAGTAAGCTTTGAGGAAGACAACGAAATGCCTCCATTGGTAGCAGATTCTGTTCTTGGAAATACACTCTTTGAAAGAGATCTACTGGTGCAATCAAAAAGACTCATGAGCTATGTATTTGGACGTAAACTTTACGATAAATACCTAAACGCTCTTGTTAAAAGTGGTAACACGCGAGATACGCAAGCGACTAAAATCGCCATTACAGAAGCGATTAAAACAGAAGAAGATCCTAGATATGCGGAGTGTATGGGTATTTTACATAATGAGATTTATACCCAATACGTTACATGTACGGAGGAAGATAAAATAGACCTCCATAGAGTGAAATGGGGACAATAA
- a CDS encoding formate hydrogenlyase maturation HycH family protein produces the protein MVVVYKLTKRHLDGAKSGDAKLDQIKIFSTCIGHGVGTIDFSEKVLEIPESEFQQILEHGDEYLRFKIGNLSKYFEIEIFPEHAAKLLPHVMECPFKEVLMGLNEGYLVLRKDFNSN, from the coding sequence GTGGTAGTAGTATACAAACTCACCAAACGACATCTTGATGGCGCTAAATCGGGTGATGCAAAACTCGATCAGATTAAAATTTTCTCTACCTGCATCGGACATGGTGTTGGAACGATAGACTTTAGTGAAAAAGTGCTTGAGATACCTGAATCTGAATTTCAACAGATTTTAGAGCATGGTGATGAGTATCTAAGATTTAAAATTGGTAACTTGAGCAAATATTTTGAAATTGAAATCTTTCCTGAACATGCAGCAAAACTTTTGCCGCATGTCATGGAATGCCCTTTTAAAGAGGTCCTTATGGGCTTAAATGAAGGCTATTTGGTTCTTAGAAAAGATTTTAACAGTAACTAG
- a CDS encoding hydrogenase 3 maturation endopeptidase HyCI — protein sequence MKKALLCVGNELRGDDGVAIAVGRLVEQHLPEWKVFFGYDTPENEFAALRAYEPDVIVVVDAMSGFKEDKIEFLDLSDERTYVYSTHNLPTPILLSYLRDICTKTIFLGIAVLLENVLHFSEGLSTSAQNSALKALDKIKEFDTILDQ from the coding sequence GTGAAGAAAGCACTGTTGTGTGTAGGCAATGAACTTAGAGGCGATGATGGTGTTGCGATTGCCGTAGGGCGACTGGTAGAACAACACTTGCCTGAATGGAAAGTCTTTTTTGGATACGACACACCCGAAAATGAATTTGCTGCCCTACGCGCATATGAGCCCGATGTCATTGTCGTTGTTGATGCTATGAGTGGATTCAAAGAAGATAAAATAGAGTTTCTTGACCTGAGCGATGAGAGGACTTATGTTTATTCAACACATAATCTCCCTACCCCTATTTTGTTAAGTTATCTTAGAGATATTTGTACTAAAACTATCTTTTTAGGTATTGCTGTTTTACTTGAGAATGTTTTACATTTTAGCGAAGGCTTAAGTACGAGTGCTCAAAATTCTGCTCTAAAAGCCTTAGATAAAATCAAAGAGTTTGACACGATCCTTGATCAATAA